From a single Herpetosiphonaceae bacterium genomic region:
- a CDS encoding amino acid adenylation domain-containing protein — MSADQIENIYELSPMQQGMLFHSTTVPGSGVYVEQVSCVLHGALDIAAFERAWQEIVARHPILRTAFYWENLEKPLQVVYRSVPVRVERQDWRDLSPEEQASSLAAYLASERQRGFELSQPPLLRLTLARIADDAYRFVWSHHHILLDGWSLPPLLTEVLRCYEAFHDGRAPSMERSRPYGDYIAWLQQQDTLRAEQFWRQALQGFTTPPTLGANGRHAHQAHQTTIAAEHDLTLSADATALLQAFARQHGLTLNTLVQAAWALVLSQYSGAADVLFGATVSGRPGELAGVEQMVGLFINTLPVRVQVAPDAEVLPWLQQLQAQQTLLWQYQYLPLVEIQRCADVPPGQPLFESILVFENYPLTDLSDSWSGSVRLEDVQFYEQTNYPLTVAAFPGAELGLRISYDCQRFAADEAARYLEHLHTLLLALAANPYGRLADLPLLTPAEQHLLALWNATGAPRVPVTIHELIEEQVARTPDAVALAVVDAAGDSVAQVTYRELDERANQLAHELRTLGVGPESRVGLCLHRSIELLVGLLGILKAGGCYVPLDPSYPQERLSLMIEDAQMPVILTQERLAAELATTQGRLLRLDTDWPAIARHPVEKPDVPVCADHLVYVIYTSGSTGRPKGVLIEHRSLVNHTQTMTQRFGCMPNDRLLQFSSLSFDGAVDSVFPVLLLGATIVMPSTTAISNADLVRLCERQAITLLVMPAAFWQQWAVDMHPGPQPMMPALRLVLVGGDSPDQASIRSWHRVVGRDLPVFNAYGPTEATVAATLYQTTCAQAARLRSARLPIGVPLPNVQVYLLDAQLRQVPIGATGEVYIGGAGVARGYLNRPDLTAERFVPDPFAQQPGARFYRTGDLARYHADGNLEFLGRGDRQVKLRGFRIELGEIEAALRQHPAVRQCVVLAREDRNGDRRLVAYVVEQQNKGTREQNEEQGTGAVRVPCGCPLGMGTRHGHPAHKEPGALWAHQEAETRNLELGTWNLGLREFLGARLPAYMVPSAFVVLDALPLSPNGKLDLRALPLPDSGGSDLVGGAVGPRTYVTDMLLTIWSSVLGRDRIGLHDNFFELGGHSLLATRVVSQVRSIFQVELSLLSVFEAPTIAALAQQIEAALQTSQSLALPPIGATGADRAPLSFTQERLWSFDRRDPGNPAFNIPTAVRLRGAVDIAALERSLNKLVRRHGALRTTIAELDGQTIQIVAPELTLHVPVVDLAELPPHEREAEVRRLIDEDGLRRFDLTRGPLLRCTVLRVAPAEHVLLLTLHHMVSDGWSVSVFVRELATFYAADVAQDAAALPDLPIQYVDYAIWQRRWLDPGAPGDVLDRLLSHWKQQLADVPHVLHLPTDFPRPAVRTFRGGQESLRLPETLSGQIRDLSRSEGATLFMTLLAAFNIGLWRVTGQSDMVIGSPSAGRVLAETEHLIGLFINTLPLRLRLDADLTFQDLLGRVRSTTLAAYAHQYLPLGVLLQALDLPHDPRYTPLFQVVFNMLNVPDVRAELSRLTIEAVPPPNIGSKFDFTLYVQEAEGSIQLDLVYNADLFSAARMRHLLTQFQRLLVQVVAEPAQPIAGFGWEAYAA; from the coding sequence ATGAGCGCCGACCAGATCGAGAATATCTACGAACTTTCGCCGATGCAGCAGGGAATGCTGTTTCACTCGACGACGGTGCCAGGTTCGGGCGTGTATGTCGAGCAGGTGAGCTGCGTGCTCCACGGCGCGCTGGATATTGCCGCGTTCGAGCGTGCCTGGCAGGAGATCGTCGCGCGCCATCCGATCCTGCGAACGGCCTTCTACTGGGAAAATCTCGAAAAGCCGCTGCAAGTGGTCTATCGCTCGGTGCCGGTGCGCGTGGAGCGGCAGGACTGGCGCGATCTGTCGCCTGAGGAGCAGGCATCCAGCCTGGCCGCGTATCTGGCCTCTGAACGGCAGCGCGGCTTCGAGCTGTCGCAGCCGCCGCTGCTGCGGCTGACGCTGGCGCGAATCGCAGACGATGCCTACCGCTTCGTCTGGAGCCACCACCACATCTTGCTGGATGGCTGGTCGCTGCCGCCGCTGCTGACGGAGGTGCTGCGCTGCTACGAGGCGTTCCACGACGGTCGTGCGCCAAGCATGGAGCGCTCGCGGCCATACGGCGATTATATCGCCTGGTTGCAGCAGCAGGACACGCTGCGCGCGGAGCAGTTCTGGCGACAAGCGCTCCAGGGTTTTACCACGCCCCCGACGCTTGGCGCGAACGGGCGGCACGCGCACCAGGCCCACCAGACCACAATCGCCGCCGAGCATGACCTGACGCTTTCGGCGGATGCCACGGCGCTGCTTCAGGCATTTGCCCGCCAGCATGGCCTGACGTTGAACACGCTGGTGCAGGCTGCCTGGGCGCTGGTGCTCAGCCAGTACAGCGGCGCAGCCGATGTGCTCTTTGGCGCGACGGTTTCAGGACGGCCCGGCGAACTCGCGGGCGTCGAGCAGATGGTTGGGCTGTTCATCAACACGCTGCCGGTGCGCGTGCAGGTAGCGCCCGACGCGGAGGTGCTGCCCTGGCTTCAGCAGCTTCAGGCGCAGCAAACGCTGCTCTGGCAGTACCAGTACCTGCCGCTGGTCGAGATCCAGCGCTGCGCGGACGTTCCGCCCGGCCAGCCATTGTTCGAGAGCATACTGGTCTTTGAGAACTATCCGCTGACCGATCTTTCCGATAGCTGGTCCGGCAGTGTTCGGTTGGAGGATGTTCAATTCTACGAGCAGACCAACTATCCGCTGACGGTGGCCGCGTTTCCGGGTGCCGAGCTGGGCTTGCGAATCAGCTACGATTGCCAGCGATTCGCGGCGGACGAGGCCGCGCGCTATCTTGAGCATCTGCACACGCTGCTGCTGGCGCTGGCGGCGAATCCTTACGGCCGTCTGGCCGATCTGCCGCTGCTGACGCCCGCCGAGCAACATCTCCTGGCGCTGTGGAATGCCACCGGCGCGCCGCGCGTCCCTGTGACGATCCATGAGCTGATCGAGGAGCAGGTTGCGCGCACGCCCGACGCCGTGGCGCTGGCCGTCGTGGATGCTGCGGGCGATAGCGTGGCGCAGGTGACGTATCGCGAGCTGGACGAGCGCGCGAATCAACTGGCGCACGAGCTGCGGACGCTGGGCGTTGGGCCGGAGAGCCGGGTCGGGCTGTGTCTCCATCGCTCGATCGAACTGCTGGTGGGGCTGCTCGGCATTCTCAAGGCGGGCGGCTGCTATGTGCCGCTCGATCCGAGCTATCCCCAGGAGCGGCTGTCGCTGATGATCGAGGATGCGCAGATGCCGGTGATCCTCACGCAGGAGCGGCTGGCGGCGGAGCTGGCGACGACTCAGGGGCGGCTGCTGCGCCTGGATACGGATTGGCCCGCAATCGCCCGGCACCCGGTTGAGAAGCCGGACGTGCCCGTGTGCGCCGATCATCTGGTGTACGTGATCTACACGTCGGGCTCCACCGGACGGCCCAAGGGCGTGCTGATCGAGCATCGGTCGCTGGTCAACCACACGCAGACGATGACGCAGCGCTTTGGTTGTATGCCGAATGATCGGCTGCTTCAGTTCTCATCGCTCAGCTTCGACGGGGCGGTCGATAGCGTCTTTCCGGTGCTGCTGCTCGGCGCGACGATCGTGATGCCGTCGACTACCGCGATCAGCAACGCCGATCTGGTCCGGCTCTGCGAGCGGCAGGCGATCACGCTCCTCGTCATGCCTGCCGCCTTCTGGCAGCAGTGGGCCGTCGATATGCATCCAGGGCCACAGCCAATGATGCCCGCGCTGCGGCTGGTGCTGGTCGGCGGCGATAGCCCCGATCAGGCGAGTATCCGATCCTGGCACCGAGTGGTAGGCCGCGACCTGCCGGTGTTCAATGCTTATGGACCTACCGAGGCGACGGTCGCGGCAACGCTTTACCAGACGACGTGTGCGCAGGCTGCCAGGCTCCGCAGCGCCAGGCTGCCGATCGGCGTTCCGCTGCCGAACGTCCAGGTGTATCTGCTGGACGCGCAGTTGCGCCAGGTGCCGATCGGCGCGACCGGCGAAGTGTATATCGGCGGCGCGGGCGTGGCGCGGGGCTACCTCAATCGGCCTGATCTGACCGCCGAGCGCTTCGTGCCCGATCCCTTTGCGCAGCAGCCCGGCGCTCGCTTCTACCGCACGGGCGATCTGGCGCGCTACCACGCTGACGGCAACCTGGAGTTTCTTGGTCGCGGCGATCGTCAGGTCAAGCTGCGCGGCTTTCGCATCGAGCTGGGCGAGATCGAGGCTGCTCTACGCCAGCATCCCGCTGTGCGGCAGTGCGTGGTGCTGGCGCGGGAGGACCGGAACGGCGACAGGCGGCTGGTGGCGTACGTCGTAGAACAACAGAACAAAGGAACAAGGGAACAAAACGAAGAACAAGGAACGGGTGCCGTGCGGGTGCCATGCGGGTGCCCTCTGGGCATGGGCACCCGGCATGGGCACCCGGCACACAAAGAACCGGGTGCCCTCTGGGCGCACCAGGAAGCCGAAACTCGAAACTTGGAACTTGGAACTTGGAACTTGGGCCTCCGCGAGTTCCTGGGAGCACGTCTCCCCGCCTACATGGTGCCGAGCGCGTTCGTGGTGCTGGACGCGCTGCCGCTCTCGCCCAACGGTAAGCTCGACCTTCGGGCGCTGCCGCTGCCGGATTCCGGCGGCTCGGATCTGGTTGGTGGGGCTGTGGGGCCGCGCACATACGTGACCGATATGCTGCTGACGATCTGGTCGAGCGTGCTGGGCCGCGATCGGATCGGCCTGCATGATAACTTCTTCGAGCTAGGCGGGCACTCGCTGCTGGCGACGCGCGTCGTCTCGCAGGTGCGATCGATCTTCCAGGTCGAGCTGTCGCTGCTCAGCGTCTTCGAGGCTCCGACGATCGCGGCGCTGGCCCAGCAGATCGAGGCGGCGCTCCAGACGAGTCAGTCGCTTGCGCTGCCGCCGATCGGTGCCACGGGAGCCGACCGCGCGCCGCTTTCGTTTACGCAGGAGCGGCTATGGTCCTTCGATCGGCGCGATCCGGGCAACCCGGCCTTCAACATTCCGACAGCGGTGCGGCTGCGGGGTGCCGTGGACATCGCCGCATTGGAGCGCAGCCTCAACAAGCTGGTGCGGCGGCATGGCGCGCTGCGCACGACAATCGCCGAGCTAGACGGACAGACGATCCAGATCGTCGCGCCTGAGCTTACGCTGCATGTGCCGGTCGTCGATCTCGCCGAGCTGCCGCCGCACGAGCGCGAGGCCGAGGTGCGGCGGCTCATCGATGAGGATGGCCTGCGTCGCTTCGATCTGACTCGGGGGCCGCTCCTGCGCTGCACCGTGCTGCGTGTCGCGCCCGCCGAGCACGTGCTCTTGCTGACGCTGCATCACATGGTGTCGGATGGCTGGTCGGTGAGCGTGTTTGTGCGCGAGCTGGCGACGTTCTACGCCGCAGATGTTGCCCAGGATGCGGCGGCGCTGCCCGATCTGCCGATCCAGTACGTCGATTATGCGATCTGGCAGCGACGGTGGCTCGACCCAGGAGCACCCGGCGACGTCCTCGATCGGCTGCTGTCGCACTGGAAGCAGCAGTTGGCCGACGTGCCGCACGTGCTGCATCTGCCGACCGATTTTCCGCGTCCGGCAGTACGCACCTTCAGGGGCGGTCAGGAGAGCCTGCGGCTGCCTGAGACGTTGAGTGGGCAGATTCGCGACCTCAGCCGCAGCGAAGGGGCGACGCTCTTTATGACGCTGCTGGCGGCGTTCAACATTGGGCTGTGGCGTGTCACCGGCCAGAGCGATATGGTCATTGGCTCGCCGAGCGCCGGGCGGGTGCTGGCGGAGACGGAGCACCTGATCGGCCTGTTCATCAATACGCTGCCGCTGCGTCTCCGTCTCGACGCCGACCTCACCTTTCAAGATCTGCTTGGCCGGGTCCGCTCCACGACGCTGGCGGCGTACGCGCATCAGTATTTGCCGCTCGGCGTGCTGCTGCAAGCGCTCGACCTGCCGCACGATCCGCGCTACACGCCGCTGTTTCAGGTGGTGTTCAATATGCTCAACGTGCCTGACGTGCGCGCCGAGCTATCGAGGCTGACGATCGAGGCCGTGCCGCCGCCGAATATCGGCTCAAAGTTCGATTTCACGCTCTACGTCCAGGAGGCCGAGGGATCGATCCAGCTTGATCTGGTCTATAACGCCGACCTGTTCAGTGCGGCGCGGATGCGGCATCTGCTGACGCAGTTTCAGCGCCTGCTCGTCCAGGTCGTCGCGGAGCCAGCGCAGCCTATCGCGGGCTTTGGCTGGGAGGCGTACGCGGCATGA